A genomic stretch from Hoplias malabaricus isolate fHopMal1 chromosome 4, fHopMal1.hap1, whole genome shotgun sequence includes:
- the LOC136695001 gene encoding uncharacterized protein, with protein sequence MNRLPAHVRQRVLVCSQTLLNNSKLSKQSESTTLCHWFGAITVVFCLIDGRSPNGPGLTPWPEYGSEVEYLGIGLEQKAGKNLKAERFIFMTEKLPELILSERKGGPVVQTKLGALKGQYMTVKGKDTVIHSYLGVPFAKPPVGQLRLTPPQTAEAWDGVRDATQHPHICIQDRPLLVQLVQNILMNTEVPEMSEDCLYLNIFTPSKPGEDSKLPVMVWIHGGALTIGSASMQDGSVLAAYQNVVVVVIQYRLGLLGFFSTGDEHAPGNYGLLDQVAALQWVQEHINSFGGDPGSVTIFGESAGGFSVSLLILSPLSTGLFHYAIAESGTAAMDALLTSNPLPVAQHLANVSGCDISCTKKMVDCIMQLSEEELQRTAQAEELFSVQVTKDGQFLLKSVYELLKNRQFNKVPLITGVNDDEGGHGFIAYFASPEWTTGINREEIMSLMSFFFPDPSEKWIHEVVVNEYIGSTDDPIKIRDGLREMYGDFVFNIPARKVANYHKDSGAPVYLYEFQHTYNELKKRRPSFVGSDHGDEIHFVLGSCFCYNEPPGQFTEEENELCRTMMAYWGNFARTGSPNGPGLTLWPEHGTEAEYLGIGLKQKPGKNLKGKHYKFLTETLPHLKREKKDGPVVQTKLGSLKGEFVTAKGKDTVVHSYLGVPFAKPPVGSLRFTPPQPATAWEGVRDSTQQPHMCIQNRQVTVDLFASVTLSVEVPDVSEDCLYLNIYTPAKPGENANLPVMVWIHGGGLSLGSASVYDGSVLSAYQNVVVVLIQYRLGLFGFFSTGDEHASGNYGLLDQVAALQWVQEHIHSFGGNPGSVTIFGESAGGASVSFLLLSPLSAGLFHRAIAESGCATMKGIVADPLPVAQQVANLSGCDLSSTKKIAECVKQWPTEDVIKLSEEQVMLHFVVTEDKVFLPKPVEELLQNQEFIKVPLITGVTDDEFGWLMPSFLAPPGWHNGMDREQVVSSMAAFIPDPQNHWINELMADEYLGSTDDPITIRDSYREMMADLVFTIPALRLAKFHKAAGAPVYLYQFQQPPSIIQRPSFVGADHGDELVFVFGLCFGNAHVKTTASFTENEEVLCRTMMNYWGNFARTGSPNGPGLTPWPEYGSEVEYLGIGLEQKAGKNLKAERFIFMTEKLPELIRSAQEKREHSEL encoded by the exons TCTCTGAGAGAAAAGGGG GACCTGTTGTTCAGACAAAGTTAGGGGCTCTAAAAGGGCAGTATATGACAGTAAAAGGGAAAGATACAGTCATCCACAGCTATTTGGGTGTGCCATTTGCAAAGCCCCCAGTGGGTCAACTGAGACTCACCCCGCCACAAACTGCAGAAGCATGGGACGGAGTGAGGGATGCCACACAGCATCCGCACAT ATGCATTCAAGACAGACCACTACTTGTGCAACTTGTACAAAACATTCTTATGAACACGGAAGTTCCAGAGATGTCTGAAGACTGCCTCTACCTCAACATTTTCACGCCTTCTAAACCTGGCGAAGACAGTAAATTACCT GTCATGGTGTGGATCCATGGTGGAGCATTAACCATAGGTTCGGCCTCCATGCAAGATGGAAGTGTGCTGGCAGCCTATcagaatgttgttgttgttgtgataCAGTACAGGCTTGGGTTACTTGGATTTTTCAG CACAGGGGATGAACACGCTCCAGGAAACTATGGTCTCCTGGACCAAGTGGCCGCACTTCAGTGGGTCCAGGAGCACATCAACAGCTTTGGGGGAGATCCAGGTTCAGTCACCATCTTTGGGGAGTCTGCAGGAGGATTCAGTGTGTCTTTACTG ATTCTTTCACCATTATCCACTGGTCTCTTTCACTACGCCATAGCAGAGAGTGGCACTGCAGCAATGGATGCTCTACTGACCTCCAACCCTTTACCTGTAGCTCAG CATCTGGCTAATGTTTCTGGCTGTGACATCTCTTGTACGAAGAAAATGGTTGACTGTATTATGCAGTTGTCAGAGGAGGAGCTTCAGAGGACTGCACAAGCA gaAGAACTGTTCTCTGTGCAAGTGACAAAAGATGGACAATTCCTTCTCAAATCTGTGTATGAACTTCTTAAAAATAGACAGTTCAACAAAGTGCCACTTATTACAGGTGttaatgatgatgaaggtggaCATGGATTTATtgct taCTTTGCTTCACCAGAATGGACCACTGGCATAAACAGAGAGGAAATCATGTCATTgatgtctttcttttttcctgat CCCAGTGAGAAATGGATTCATGAAGTAGTGGTGAATGAGTACATAGGCTCCACAGATGATCCAATCAAAATCCGAGATGGTTTAAGAGAGATGTATGGGGACTTCGTCTTTAATATTCCTGCTCGCAAAGTGGCAAATTACCACAAAG ATTCTGGTGCACCCGTATATCTGTACGAGTTCCAGCATACTTATAACGAGCTCAAGAAAAGGAGACCCAGCTTTGTTGGGAGTGACCATGGAGATGAAATTCATTTTGTTCTTGGCAGCTGCTTTTGCTACAATGAACCTCCTG gtCAGTTCACAGAGGAAGAGAATGAACTGTGTAGAACAATGATGGCCTACTGGGGGAATTTTGCTCGCACTGG GTCTCCAAATGGGCCAGGCCTGACACTATGGCCTGAGCATGGAACTGAGGCGGAGTATCTGGGCATTGGCCTGAAACAGAAACCTGGCAAAAACCTGAAGGGAAAGCACTACAAGTTTTTAACTGAGACTCTTCCCCACTTGAAACGAGAGAAAAAGGATG GACCTGTTGTGCAGACTAAATTAGGATCTCTAAAAGGGGAGTTTGTAACGGCTAAAGGAAAAGATACAGTGGTCCACAGTTATCTGGGGGTACCATTTGCAAAGCCCCCAGTGGGCTCTCTGAGATTCACCCCACCACAACCTGCAACAGCTTGGGAAGGAGTAAGAGATTCCACACAGCAGCCACACAT GTGCATACAAAACAGGCAAGTAACAGTGGACCTATTTGCCAGTGTTACACTGAGTGTAGAAGTCCCTGACGTGTCAGAAGACTGCCTCTACCTTAATATTTACACTCCTGCAAAACCTGGTGAAAATGCCAACCTACCT GTCATGGTCTGGATTCATGGTGGGGGACTAAGTTTGGGCTCTGCTTCTGTTTATGATGGATCTGTTTTGTCTGCATACcagaatgttgttgttgttctgatCCAGTACAGACTGGGTCTGTTTGGATTCTTCAG CACAGGGGATGAACACGCTTCAGGAAACTATGGTCTCCTGGACCAGGTGGCTGCACTTCAGTGGGTCCAGGAGCACATCCACAGCTTTGGAGGAAATCCTGGATCAGTCACCATTTTTGGAGAATCTGCAGGGGGTGCCAGTGTATCCTTTTTG CTCCTTTCTCCATTGTCTGCTGGTCTCTTCCATCGTGCAATAGCAGAAAGTGGTTGTGCTACAATGAAAGGCATTGTAGCAGATCCCCTTCCAGTAGCCCAG CAAGTGGCTAATCTGTCAGGTTGTGACTTAAGTAGCACAAAGAAAATTGCTGAGTGTGTAAAGCAGTGGCCAACAGAGGATGTGATAAAGCTTTCAGAAGAG CAAGTGATGCTGCACTTTGTAGTGACAGAAGATAAAGTGTTTCTTCCTAAGCCTGTGGAGGAGCTTCTTCAGAACCAGGAATTCATTAAAGTACCACTCATCACTGGTGTGACTGATGATGAATTTGGTTGGTTGATGCCCAGT TTTCTTGCACCTCCGGGATGGCATAATGGAATGGATAGAGAACAAGTCGTTTCCTCAATGGCAGCTTTTATTCCTGAT CCTCAAAACCATTGGAtcaatgaactgatggcagaTGAATACCTAGGCTCCACTGATGACCCCATCACAATTCGTGACAGTTACAGAGAGATGATGGCAGATTTGGTCTTTACCATTCCTGCTCTCAGATTAGCAAAATTCCATAAAG CTGCTGGTGCACCAGTTTACCTGTATCAGTTCCAGCAGCCTCCCAGCATTATTCAGAGACCCAGCTTTGTTGGTGCTGATCACGGAGATGAACTTGTCTTTGTTTTCGGCCTGTGCTTTGGGAATGCTCACGTCAAAACAACTG CTTCCTTCACAGAGAATGAAGAAGTACTGTGTAGAACTATGATGAACTACTGGGGAAACTTTGCTCGCACTGG ATCTCCAAATGGGCCAGGCCTGACACCATGGCCTGAATATGGTTCTGAAGTTGAATATCTGGGTATTGGGCTGGAGCAGAAAGCTGGCAAGAACCTGAAAGCTGAGCGTTTCATCTTCATGACAGAGAAGCTTCCAGAGCTGATCCGTTCAGCTCAGGAGAAGAGGGAGCATAGTGAGCTGTAG